The Triticum aestivum cultivar Chinese Spring chromosome 3A, IWGSC CS RefSeq v2.1, whole genome shotgun sequence genome includes a region encoding these proteins:
- the LOC123057668 gene encoding Bowman-Birk type bran trypsin inhibitor encodes MERTVAHILLVLSLGAALVVARRPTGASGEVAAIRLPSDGQGLGGDATTLEEDERPWACCDDTHCLRVIPRACLCRDTVAQCASACQHCDQVGPGRYVCLDIHEGWPGPKCTHQVDVAGAGN; translated from the exons ATGGAGAGAACCGTCGCCCACATCCTGCTGGTGCTTTCGCTCGGGGCGGCCCTCGTCGTCGCCCGCCGCCCTACCGGTGCCTCCGGCGAGGTGGCAGCCATTCGCCTCCCGAGCGACGGCCAAG GTCTTGGTGGTGATGCAACAACACTCGAGGAGGATGAGAGGCCGTGGGCATGCTGCGACGACACCCACTGCCTGAGGGTGATCCCGAGGGCCTGCCTCTGCCGCGACACGGTGGCGCAGTGCGCCAGCGCGTGCCAGCACTGCGACCAGGTCGGCCCTGGCCGCTACGTTTGCCTGGATATACACGAAGGTTGGCCCGGCCCAAAGTGCACGCACCAAGTGGACGTCGCCGGCGCCGGTAACTAG